TGAAATtgttcgtctaattaaaattatctgtatatttaaatattaaagtcgAATCAACGgcttaaattcataaaatcgTGTAAACGTGTGGTTCACGTTAAACTAAATCTTTTAACTTAAGTGAAGcatttataaatagtattgGCCATGTGCCATCCAAAGAGtgctattatattaaatacattttatttaataaatatactgtTTAAATGAATGTGAGTTTTAATTTTCGAGTTAAGTGttggttaccatggtaacgatTGTTTTGGTAAATTCCACAGATTCTTAAACgcgatttaatatattatctatgttGATATTGCACCCCTAAGtaatttagataatttatatttaacatgtttatatttaagtttcatATAAACGTTGTTTGATTCATATGGATCGCTATTGTGGTCATATAATTCATTTCCAAATGTTTCGTTTTTCGTATTAAACGATAACCATTCTGTGTACCTATATCTCTTTGTTCTTAAACTATAacccattatttttatatccttTAAGCGTGGTTTGTCGGAATTTCTTTGAGGTTTCACGCTAGGCCTCGGATACTGacttattgaaaatttatttggaTTTGAAATTAGTGGAACAAGGTTTGTGCCCTCATAACATTGTATTTCGGAGGGagatttgcatttttttatactagATTTAAGGCCAGCCAGGTGTATTATTGTGGGGAATATGTCGATTAATTCTACAGGACTCTTGACAGTTTTTGGGTGTAGATCGGGGTGGTAGAATATAAGGGGTACTTTTAGAGCAACGTCAAAATTACTATACTTCGCCCATAAGCCATTCTCTCCGAGTGACCATCCTGAAAAAATACAAGTGATAAGTCTTATAATCCTTTAGGGTAGAAGTCATTTACTTtctatataaagtaaaaaaaaaagtttatcatTATTGGTTCGAGTTTAAATTATACTGTCTCGGATACTCGAAGAAAGCACAAagctaaatatgtataatttgtCGCGTTTTATAAAGCAAGTATAAAAGTGGATAGCTCACCATGATCGCTAGTTAAAACTACGATAGTTTTCCTCATATCAATGTGGTGCAATAGTTTCCCAACTAAGTCATCTACATATAACGAAGCAGCGACATAgctttgtttaattttcaagGTCCAGTTTGAAGGCATAGTTCCATAAGGAAATTGTATGTTTAGCCTCTTGATGTCGTCTCTACGACGGACATCGGTCCAAGGTTGCCATGCTACCTCAGGCATGTTCTTTGGTATATTTGGGAATGAAGGTGGCGATATATCTTCTATTGGTACTCTGGCtgcgaaaaatattttacctatCAGAGGATAATGCAGTGTGCAAGTTCGGAATTAAAATTTTGGGGTTAATTAATGTTTCGTACAAAAAGAGTAGTACGAGCTCAAATAATTAGTCTTAAGAAACAAAATACCCTTTGCGTGACACTTTTTTGTAGTTGAGTAAAATACTCGTGAAACGTATATGCTGTGGCCAAATACATACGATATTAGTGTAATGACATACATAACACAATACACAGGATTTATTGTTAGCGTTGCGTATCTTACCTAAATAATCCATAGGAAACTTTAACGGAATGTGTGGTTTATGAAAACCTACGGCTAAAAACATTGGCCTAgtcttattttttgtttttaatacatcaATAGCGTGGCTCAATATTTCAATGTCTGGAAGAGTTTTGTCTGGCTGCTCATTCACAACAACGGGACATATTAGGTTGTCTTGAAATTCGTTTGTTATATTATCCTTACATACGCTagcatctttatatttttcactCGGGGCATGATATGGTGTTACTGACCAACTATATGGGAAATCGTCCGTAAAATTGGAACTTCGACCAGGGTGAAATACTTTTCCAACAGAGTATGTCTCATATCCCTcttgtttaaaaatttggggtattgttgaaaaatttgctACCTCGTCACGCCAATAACTGTAAAAGTCATATAAGCGTAACGAATCAGGCCTACGCCCCGTTAACAACGAATTTCTACTTGGTGCACACAATGCTTGCTGAAACaaagagaaaattaaattgtatttgataTTTGATAATAACCTTTAATACcgacatataatataaaataatactaccTGAGCAAAAGCgttctgaaaataaataccCTTTCCCGCCAAGTTTTGAATATTATGAAGTTTTATATCCGATTCCGGTAACAATCGCAAATCGTCAATTAGTATAAAAACAACATctggtaaataatttaaatgtgtagATGTTTTAACACTAATTGtcgcttttataaaaaatattatcaaacaatGAATAACAATCAACATTTTAGCCAATATCAGTGGAGTTTTGTTAGCCCAGATTTACGTTTGACTTATTCGCCATTAACTAGGGATGTATACATGTGGCGTTTGTATGAATCAAAACTGAATTATGTCTCTTATGAAACTATAAAACCAAATGcgaataattactttaaatattataataaaaggatgaaaaataaatattagattttatcaaaatttgacATACACGgtgtatgtataaataatatatgtaaataaaaatatttatttttatacgtcAGTCACGGAAATACAAAACGGTCACAAAAAATGGCGACGTCAACTGTCAAGTTGAGTTCAAAAGAGATCGACGATGATGTAGTATGCCTGTAAACAATAAGTCTTCGCCTGTCTTATTCTAATACTATCTTGTAGTTTAACTTCATAAGAGACTGTTTTTGATCGAATtatcaatcttaattttagatatttaagagttattttttttaatattatatcttgACGTTTGTTTGCGTGTTAAGAAGTATGGTACCTCGAAGGGACTGGTGCGAAGCCATCTTGCCTAGAGAAGCCTTTTGGCGGAAGATTGAAATTGGGAATGTTTAATTTGAAGTTTTAAAGTCTTAACAGAAGACTATAGGTTGAAGGTTCTATAGTTCCTAGTTTATTAGTATTTCtcttcaatttttaaaatcttgtcaAATAGCCCTTAGCCATCTATTGTATAAGAAAGAAATTTTTTTGATTACAATTACTAATTGTTCCCATCTTAAGGTtgtaaacatgtttttaattacagtaaagactacttttatatataacgaATCGTCTTGTCGTATTCCTCTCGCTGTGAGAAACGTCTCTCTGTATCCTTCTCTTTTATTACGTATAGGTTATATTTCGAATAGTCATGCTAGTATTAATgctttgtaaacaaaataaatatatatcttgataattaaattaataaatgattcataacataattaccatttaaataaaatcgatTATACTGTGCTTTATCGGGTTAAATATTAACTCGACGGTCGACCACATCACTACCGATAGAAGTGACAACTtgtgtttttgtaaatattaaattgtagaCTGACATTTCAACTCTTCAAAACACAAAACATCTGTTAatccattgttattttttaaaaattttatctgttttaataataaattaagtaacttattttatatgtaaatatggtcgtttaaattttaaacttacgtTGTGGTGGTTGTCGAATGGTCGTGAAAGTGTAgtttgtgatttttattttgttgtgtGACGTCACAGTTATTGACTGCAAGTGGAACGACGcaattacatttttgaaaatgcTCTAAAGTAAATCTTAAACTTATAATCACGGTACGTATAcaacaatttcataatatttataaaattatattatgtaattgatACCATACAGAAAAACGGAGATATAAATGATAGATCCTGACGAAACATCTAAGTTGCATCGATTTCTTTGTCCTTGCGGACTCTGAAGCTTTGTCGTCTATtgtgtaaaaattatattaggattttctaatattggttattttagtaaaaacaagCATTGTCTTTAGCAAGTGTTTATGAGTTCCTTTATTTATTgtgacaaaaacaaataaacaaaataattattatataataaagcatTTCTGagctttaaaatttttgtctTCCAAATTTTACGTCTTTTGAAAACAGAACGTAAACAGATCATAATTATAGATTCTCTAGTGATAAAAAACAGCTgatgttattttaaagatagaatttatatttgtttataaatagtcCTTAACACAGTGGTAACAGAGTTCATTATCGAATGCCCTATGTCGTTACTAATGTtgttttgcaaatcaataattttgattttgtattatttgtaacaaaggattaaaaatgtattactttCGTAAATTGTggtaaaaaaaagtatcagATTGAGAAATGAAGTTTTACAACTACCTACAATAAGTGCATTTGTAATATAAGCACCGGCTATGTTGGAaagcaaaattaatttttaaaatgtctaaCAAACTAATATTTGACTTTAttcactattaaataataaaataatatgttgtgggttgtaaataataaaaaaataaattgttattaggAACCATTATTTCATCATGTCAGCGGAGTCACCGCGGCATGCTCGCTCTGGGGGTCCACTTATAGTTCCCTCTCAACCCCCTAGTGACAGAAGCATTATTGATGCTGTCTCTGGGTTCATCAATGATGTAACATTATCTTCATCATCTGCAGTAGATCCCAAGGATGTTATTCAATGGGCTAGGTAAGttctttgaaatttaaattattctgcTGTCTTTCATTATGTACAAGCATATTTATTGCTCCCTACCTGAAATGTGTGAACAATGGTtggttaaaatgtttaaaattcatattaatgTAGTTATAGAAAAGCATGGTTACAGACAATTTTACCCAAATTCAAATGAATGTACCATTTTTAGTTggcaaaacaattataaaagagTCTGTaccatatttaatatttatatttcgcAGTTCATGTCTTAAAGATAAGGACATTGTACATCATTTTGCTTAAATAAGTTGTtagtcttttatttttacttcatGTTATTACTTTAGAACATTGCCTTATTATCATTGTAAAATAGGATAACTTAGTTTTTACTTTCTAGGTTTGAAACAGCTGATATCAATGAACCAACACCTGAAGGGGAGGGCGATAATGATGTACCACCATTGCTGTTAATCCTTGGGTATGGTTCGGGGGTTCAAGTATGGCTGATACCACCTAACGGAGAAGCACAGGAAGTTCTGTCATGGCGACAGGGCACAGTTAGGGTTCTTCGTATTTTGCCAACGCCGCAGAATGGTGACTGTTTTTCATCAAAGCGTCCTCTGATTGCTTTGTGCGACTCGGCCAGCCCTGGACCAATATTTTGCTCACTGAGCTTCATTTCTATAAGGGGTGGTGAACAGGTAAGATTTTCTGTGTTTTTAAGTTACAAGGATCTTTTGTGTATTGTTCACTTGTGTAACCaataaagaattataatttactatgaccatttgttatatgtaattacatagaaaaaataattaggttttaaaaaatatacacattaaATAAACCTCTTAAGTGAACTAAACAGCTCGGAATACTGATTACAATCATGGCtaagcaatttaataaaataaatcaacatCAGGTCATTCTTTAATAGGctacatatattttctaaacaaAACACCTAAAGtcttttgaaattaataattatctatactATTAAAAATGCAGGTGAAAAGCATAAAATTCAAGAACCCCATACTGGATGTGTTGGCGAATAAGAGATCAGTAGTAGTCTCGTTTTCTGAGCGATTTGCCGTATTTGATGCTGCAACATTGGAAGATAGACTTGCCATTACAACTTGCTATCCCAGCCCTTGTCCACTGGGTGGTAGTTCACCAATCAACCCACTAGCACTTGGAGATCGCTGGCTTGCTTTCGCGGATAAGAAACTGAACCCGTCAAAACGCAGCAGTGGAGGCTGTGAAAGTATGTATTGTCGTATATTAAACTTGTGTGAATTAtttgagaaataaaattgaaaaacatgttaaaaagaagaatttgGAAACTCTacgaacaaaaaatacttgtttatGTTAACCTTGGCGGTAACTGGTATAATAAACGGAGATATATTCTTGCTAAAAGTTTTATGCATTATACTTAGACAATTCATTCGCAATTATTGAAACCAAATATTTAAGGAtttccttaaatattttatctggGTAAAGCCTTTaactatgtttatttatagtagtcgaatttattttcaagtttgatacttttaaatttttcatacaacATAGCATTTATACCCTTCACTTGGTATTTGTTCTACTTAACATTTGGTTATTATGCAAAGACTTTTACCAATTTATGatctcttattttttttagtagactaattcctttaaaaaacAGAACCGACTCTGACACtaaatagtattaattaacaatatttatttatgtatttaaatcctaaaacaatgtgtatgccttaaaaaatacaagaaaatatgtcatcacaaatttaacacacataccaaaataatattaaaactcaaaattgaaaattaataataactaaaactaaaaagatagaaaataaaataacaataacctaaaccaaatgaaaatttaaacctCATTAAGAGCGTGATAAAGAAGGTTACGGTAACTTGGCAGACTTGTAAAAcacatcaatattttcatcgaTGTTAGTAATAAAGTTGTAAGAGTGAGACAGCCACTGGACCAAAATGCAAAACCAAGATGCATAGACAATTAATTGTATTGaaccataattaatttatatatatgttaacgtaaaattgtaaaaaccgttagattgtaatctatcggttatcggttatcggtattcggtagattgtactacactaacttagttatcattcaaacttctttggtcaattacagattaattttacttcccaacaatttcatataactaccgaataataatacgttaaattgcaagcagtatgttgagttgacaatctttcgacagtttacaatctcgcgagatagattacaatctaacggtttttacaattttacggtgacata
This genomic stretch from Pieris napi chromosome 19, ilPieNapi1.2, whole genome shotgun sequence harbors:
- the LOC125059049 gene encoding iduronate 2-sulfatase isoform X1; this encodes MLIVIHCLIIFFIKATISVKTSTHLNYLPDVVFILIDDLRLLPESDIKLHNIQNLAGKGIYFQNAFAQQALCAPSRNSLLTGRRPDSLRLYDFYSYWRDEVANFSTIPQIFKQEGYETYSVGKVFHPGRSSNFTDDFPYSWSVTPYHAPSEKYKDASVCKDNITNEFQDNLICPVVVNEQPDKTLPDIEILSHAIDVLKTKNKTRPMFLAVGFHKPHIPLKFPMDYLARVPIEDISPPSFPNIPKNMPEVAWQPWTDVRRRDDIKRLNIQFPYGTMPSNWTLKIKQSYVAASLYVDDLVGKLLHHIDMRKTIVVLTSDHGWSLGENGLWAKYSNFDVALKVPLIFYHPDLHPKTVKSPVELIDIFPTIIHLAGLKSSIKKCKSPSEIQCYEGTNLVPLISNPNKFSISQYPRPSVKPQRNSDKPRLKDIKIMGYSLRTKRYRYTEWLSFNTKNETFGNELYDHNSDPYESNNVYMKLKYKHVKYKLSKLLRGAIST
- the LOC125059049 gene encoding iduronate 2-sulfatase isoform X2, producing the protein MRHTLLEKYFTLVEVPILRTISHIVARVPIEDISPPSFPNIPKNMPEVAWQPWTDVRRRDDIKRLNIQFPYGTMPSNWTLKIKQSYVAASLYVDDLVGKLLHHIDMRKTIVVLTSDHGWSLGENGLWAKYSNFDVALKVPLIFYHPDLHPKTVKSPVELIDIFPTIIHLAGLKSSIKKCKSPSEIQCYEGTNLVPLISNPNKFSISQYPRPSVKPQRNSDKPRLKDIKIMGYSLRTKRYRYTEWLSFNTKNETFGNELYDHNSDPYESNNVYMKLKYKHVKYKLSKLLRGAIST